One window of the Zea mays cultivar B73 chromosome 3, Zm-B73-REFERENCE-NAM-5.0, whole genome shotgun sequence genome contains the following:
- the LOC103651941 gene encoding protein ALP1-like — protein sequence MNPYLENNFLVRLMEEMEEEEEELQLARHMVNRRRRARNERRHGGSIPGRVRIHRDHMSGDARIRADYFGANPVYTDAQFRRRFRMRCHVFERLVDVVQQVDPYFIQRPNCAGEIGLSALQKVVAAVRILAYGIPADAVDEYVRIGESTAHEALKHFCTAVQTAFAPYYLRAPNAEDIARLLQVGESRGFPGMLGSVDCMHWEWRNCPSSWKGMFTGRGKHPTMILEAVASYDLWIWHAYFGLPGSCNDINVLHRSNLFERHLSGDTPPVSFTVNGHTYNMGYYLADGIYPDWPAFVKTIRNPYDVRTQHFATIQESARKDIERAFGVLQKRWGVVRGPAYGWSPEHIGDIMKTCIILHNMIVEDEGPLSLNTTFENIGVLEDTTQGSMEERNDFVNERYNQLKDRNKYTQLQVDLIHHHWARHGSGVA from the exons ATGAATCCCTACTTAGAAAACAATTTTCTTGTGCGCTTGATGGAAGAaatggaagaggaagaagaagagttgcAGTTGGCGAGGCACATGGTCAATAGGAGGCGACGTGCACGCAATGAGCGTCGTCATGGTGGTTCGATTCCAGGGCGTGTTAGGATTCATCGTGATCACATGAGCGGCGATGCAAGAATCCGAGCGGACTACTTTGGAGCGAACCCGGTGTACACGGATGCTCAATTTCGTAGGAG GTTCCGCATGCGTTGCCATGTCTTTGAGCGCCTTGTTGATGTTGTGCAACAAGTGGATCCTTATTTTATTCAGCGTCCAAATTGTGCGGGTGAGATTGGTCTTTCTGCTctacagaaagttgttgctgctGTTCGAATCCTTGCTTACGGTATTCCAGCTGATGCCGTTGACGAATACGTACGTATTGGGGAATCTACTGCTCATGAGGCATTGAAACACTTTTGCACGGCCGTCCAAACCGCGTTTGCTCCGTATTATCTCCGTGCACCAAATGCAGAAGATATCGCACGCCTTCTCCAAGTTGGCGAGTCACGTGGGTTTCCTGGTATGCttggtagtgttgattgcatgcattgggagtggcgtaACTGCCCAAGTTCATGGAAGGGGATGTTTACAGGGCGTGGTAAACATCCTACCATGATCTTGGAAGCTGTTGCGTCGTATGACCTGTGGATATGGCATGCATATTTTGGTCTGCCAGGTAGTTGCAACGACATAAATGTTCTTCACCGTTCAAACCTTTTCGAAAGGCATCTGAGCGGTGACACACCTCCGGTTTCATTCACTGTGAATGGTCACACGTACAATATGGGATATTACCTAGCAGACGGGATTTACCCTGACTGGCCCGCATTTGTCAAGACAATCCGTAACCCCTACGACGTTAGAACCCAACACTTTGCAACAATTCAAGAGTCTGCTCGAAAAGATATAGAACGAGCTTTCGGTGTACTCCAGAAGAGATGGGGTGTGGTCCGTGGACCTGCATACGGTTGGAGTCCTGAACACATTGGGGACATCATGAAAACATGCATAATATTGCACAACATGATAGTAGAAGACGAAGGTCCATTGTCTTTGAACACAACCTTTGAAAACATCGGAGTGCTGGAAGACACAACTCAAGGTTCAATGGAAGAGCGCAACGACTTCGTCAATGAAAGGTACAACCAACTGAAAGACCGCAACAAATATACTCAACTTCAGGTAGATCTGATACACCATCACTGGGCGCGACATGGATCCGGAGTTGCATAG
- the LOC118476662 gene encoding uncharacterized protein: protein MSRWDTIKTQCSTFAGYMMAVLRQNPSGLSDADKTSLAASRFAAIEKKPFHFLHCWAILKDQPKWMDNHMGQQQQQANANPTHSNTVDLDAEESVPSSFTSKRPLGRDSSKEKAKRTKSVDTSSSDSEFMTHMGDLSLERLSVYKTTVTTEEKKLDSMNRNERQKLLLEKKKLNLEKLRLERQKLKEDKEDEIMILSMDLSKCNPLLRQYYEAKQQEILARVTGSTSSGQ from the exons atgAGTAGATGGGATACTATCAAAACACAGTGTTCCACTTTTGCTGGATACATGATGGCAGTCCTCCGACAGAATCCTAGTGGACTCAGTGACGCAGACAAG acaTCACTGGCAGCTTCTAGGTTTGCAGCAATTGAGAAGAAGCCTTTCCACTTTTTACACTGTTGGGCCATTCTTAAGGACCAACCAAAATGGATGGACAACCACATGGGTCAACAACAACAGCAAGCCAATGCTAATCCCACTCATTCTAACACTGTCGATTTGGATGCAGAAGAATCTGTACCTTCAAGCTTCACATCCAAGAGGCCCCTTGGTCGAGATTCTTCGAAGGAAAAGGCAAAGAGGACTAAATCTGTGGACACATCTTCATCAGATTCTGAGTTTATGACACACATGGGTGATCTTTCTTTGGAGCGCCTGTCAGTGTACAAAACAACTGTTACAACTGAGGAAAAGAAGTTGGATTCAATGAACAGAAATGAGAGGCAGAAATtgctccttgagaagaagaagttgAACCTAGAGAAATTAAGGCTTGAAAGGCAGAAACTAAAggaggacaaggaagatgagATAATGATCTTAAGCATGGATTTAAGCAAATGTAACCCTCTACTCCGCCAGTACTatgaagccaagcaacaagagataCTGGCAAGGGTTACTGGGTCTACTTCATCTGGCCAGTGA
- the LOC103650097 gene encoding uncharacterized protein codes for MDSENEKLRKALATLLRVVQKRSCDIVDVVKSAFQPFNSPLVDELNRALVEIDDLAKDLEDVAVQTQWEVENMAKSEVKEHPQQEEAVEELLIQDGSEDELLIDEESPIKYEDLVGYDDGRDYSTDDTYPY; via the coding sequence ATGGATTCGGAGAACGAAAAGCTCCGTAAAGCACTGGCTACTCTGCTCAGAGTTGTTCAAAAGCGTAGTTGTGACATCGTTGATGTCGTCAAATCAGCCTTCCAGCCTTTCAACTCACCTTTGGTCGACGAATTGAACCGAGCACTAGTTGAGATTGACGACCTCGCCAAGGATCTTGAAGACGTAGCAGTGCAAACTCAGTGGGAGGTAGAAAATATGGCTAAGAGTGAAGTGAAAGAACATCCACAACAAGAGGAAGCAGTAGAGGAGCTTCTCATACAAGATGGTTCAGAAGACGAGCTACTGATAGACGAAGAGTCACCAATTAAGTATGAAGACCTTGTGGGCTACGACGATGGTCGTGACTACTCAACCGACGACACATATCCGTACTAG